CAGTATCTTCCGTCCTTGAAGACCCTTGATCTCAGCCATTCTCATTCCCTTACAGAAACCATTGACTTCTCATATTGCCCAAATCTAGAGAAATTGGTTCTAGTAGACTGCACGAGCCTGATTTATCTCCATGGATCCATTGGAAACCTAGAGAGACTTATTTACTTGAATATGAAAGATTGCAAAAAGATTAGGTTGCTTCCCAAGAACATTTGTATGCTAAAATCACTTGAAACATTTATTATATCTGGTTGCTCAAATCTAAAGGAGTTATCAATTGAGATGTTGAGGAACATGGACTCGTTAAAAGTGCTTGAGACAGATGGAATTCCGATAAGTGAATTATGGCAAGAAAGAAGTTCGAGTATCTTGGGTTCTTTACCATGCTCTTTAGTAGAATTAAGTCTTTGGGGGTGCAATCTTTCGGATGATGCCTTTCCTATGGATTTTAGTCATTTGTCCTCATTGCAGAGACTAAATATAGGGAATAATCCAATTGGTTGCCTGCCAAATTGTATCAAAGGATTAACAAGGCTCCATGAACTCTCTTTTTACAAGTGTACAAGTCTCAAATCGCTTCTCAGGTTACCAAAACTAAGCGACTTGGATATCATCTATTGCATatcattggaaaaaataaCGTATCAATACCCCCGTTTAGCCTGGGAAGGGGGGACCAGCTTAGGTTGCAACTACAACCTAGTTGAGTGGGAGTACAGGTACAAGTTACAACCCATTGGAAGAGTAGATGTAGAAATGATCAACCTCTTGGGATTGTGCAACTTGTTGGAATCCATGGCACCCATACGGATGCACAAACCACGCGCAAATTTACAAAATGATGATCCAATTCCCGTCCAGGTGtgcgcctctctctctctctctctctctctcactctctctctctctctctctctctctctctctctcactctcataTGATCGCAGGAAAGAGTTGACTAATAATGTCATTTTCATTGCATCCATATATAGGGACTGTACGAATATGGTATATTCAGCACATTTTTTGGTGGGAATGAGGTTCGAGGCCAATTCAGCTATAAAAGCAGAGGGTCCTCAATATCTTTTACTGTGCCATTACTTGATAATCACAGAACTCGAGGCTTGATTGTCTTTGTTGTCTATGTGAATGCTGGCTATGATTCTCCTCCTAATATCCACCACAATTATTTGTCACATATAATAGTAAAAAATAAGAGCAACGGTCTGAGGGGGGCGTATTGCCCATCACACCACGGTATTCCAGGTGAAGGAGAAGACATGATATGGTTAAGCCACTGGAATTTGGATGATCAGTTACAAGGGGGCGATGAAGTGGTTGTTTCTGTAATTATGAAATCTGGGCTTCTGGTAAAGGAGTTGGGCATCCAACTTGTGCAGGTGCAACAAGAAGAGAATCATAATATGATGAGTATTTCCACAGATTCTTCTTATGATGATCGAATATGGTATAATAAGCGCCTTGGGGACTctgatgaagaagataagaGAGGTGTGATGTTTTATTGAcgcatttcataattttactCCAACTATTtccaaatataaaacaaaataataaatgaatcTATATTTTGTTAGTCCCTACCTATTCACAGGTCAGTCACTATTCATTTGAAAAACAAGTTTCCTCTCTAATTTTTTGGGATTTTCACTTGTCTTGTATGTATGGTTTCCAGAGGAGGTTTTCTCTCGTTTTGTACGTTTACcagacaaagaagaagagcaaCAGGATGATATCACAGTTGCAACCACTACAGGCGGCAATAACTCCAACGGCCTCCGTGGCTGGAAGGTGCTCGCAGCTTGTTTCTGTTGTCCTGTTGGTATGAAAATGTAGCTGTCTTCTCTCTCAGGCAGAAAGAAGCGACCGTCCACAAGCCCCGGATGAATTTTTTGTACATCTCAACAACAGACTATTTGTTTTTGCATACATCCAATGTCATTTCGTAGCATCAAATGCATCTTCTTCGGAGATGTTTTTATTGACCCCATTTGTTCAGTTTTAACATATCTTTGGTGTGGAAAACTGAAGTGGCCCAACCCAGATTGTGAGATTAGCATCTGCATCTGCTCTGTTGATATATTttgtgacattttttttttttttctttcagacCTTATTTTCTTCCGTAAGCGTTGGTTACTTTGCCCTCTTCTACATCTTTCCTTGTCTTCTAaatgtttctctctttttctttttttttttctttttttttttttaatacaaatgttTTCTTTACGGGATCTTTCAATAGCAACCTAacaattcttcttcttgtttctgAGATCTATTTTCTCTCCAAAGTTAATTCTCTCATTTGGCTAATTCTTTCTTTgaagtctcctaattaatttcagtttttactTGTGCAAAATTGACAGAAATAGGATGGGTGAAGTTCTaggcttctttctttttcttggttcATAATTTATCCCGGTAATTTTGTTCAATGACagctctttttattttttatttttggggtcAATTTTATTCagtggtttttatttttgttggctaagagagggaaaaaatgGTATAAAactttcttcaattttggttTAGGGGggaaagtaaagaaaaaacaaaatacctGAAAGAGCTTTGCAACAGAGTTTTTATTCGAAAGGCATTTGATGTAAACTTAGAACTATAACAGAAGGGAAAATGAAGGAGATATAATCCGTAAACGGGTCTAAGTTGGGTATTTTAAGTTGTGAAAGGTTTTAGCGCGTTGAATCTAACTTAACATAATATCATCTAGTAAGAGCATCTCCAGTAAGTTGTATAATGAggtgtatgttaaatatataCCATTTGTGATTGGAATCACCTGCAATGGGTAGGTGCAAATGATTGTAAATTTGCATCACAACTGTGAGATGCAAATTTAGATGAACATGTGCATGCTTTTTTACATCTCTTACAGGCAGGGGCCCTCATGAGAAAATGTGAGAAAAAGTGGACAAAAGTGAGCAAAAAGTCTTAATATAAACCTTTCTTGGTTTCTTGAGGCAGGTGGATGGTGATCATCAGAGAGGAAGTTTGCAGTTTGATTACACGAAGCAGATGCTTGAAAGTATTTCATAAGAGAGAGATGTTGAGAAGTCGTGATGTGTAGGAGATTCCGCCGAAGTCTGATGAcaatgtatatatgtatttgtttttggttggaaAAGTGTATATACAAGCAAAAGAGACTGAGTTTAACATTAGAGCAGtgtctttattttcatttttaattcttttttagaAGAACAAGTACGATTGAGTGATCCTAGTACTATCCAAACGTTTGAAATgcaaattatatttataacaTGTCAATCTATCCATTCcattgtataaaaataataatatatactactgaataaaaatataacatgTCAATCTATTCTATTTCCATATTGTTGAATAAACAGAGTAT
The Prunus dulcis chromosome 2, ALMONDv2, whole genome shotgun sequence DNA segment above includes these coding regions:
- the LOC117618182 gene encoding uncharacterized protein LOC117618182; its protein translation is MINLLGLCNLLESMAPIRMHKPRANLQNDDPIPVQGLYEYGIFSTFFGGNEVRGQFSYKSRGSSISFTVPLLDNHRTRGLIVFVVYVNAGYDSPPNIHHNYLSHIIVKNKSNGLRGAYCPSHHGIPGEGEDMIWLSHWNLDDQLQGGDEVVVSVIMKSGLLVKELGIQLVQVQQEENHNMMSISTDSSYDDRIWYNKRLGDSDEEDKREEVFSRFVRLPDKEEEQQDDITVATTTGGNNSNGLRGWKVDGDHQRGSLQFDYTKQMLESIS